One genomic segment of Erythrolamprus reginae isolate rEryReg1 chromosome 2, rEryReg1.hap1, whole genome shotgun sequence includes these proteins:
- the ZNF750 gene encoding zinc finger protein 750, whose protein sequence is MSLLKERKPKKPHYIPRPPGKPFKYKCFQCPFTCNEKSHLFNHMKYGLCKNSITLMTEQDRVVKCSKSNSLETKQITQVDASAKPTSSKVLSTFESKPQYPFAKDDSKENVEIQNQVTNISVHGPKPLNEKELTLLCNEEESTINVQSALEGIVRPSAFVPVGELRHNKDNNEMSQLSSLSDSNKGSSFPTKSAFHAPNNLWKTGGTIITPEFTHKITPAKGFTSIPSYVQPMIPEYSPSLYEHGLAIYAPYFLSGNSHECESSMLSVYSSQDQRHFLPHPGPLPKPINPATYEHYRLFQPYRPNLSVPYGFCRPTESAFYRLPHIADINRDTNSHLMEETTLLYPPSSSPAKLSSQNSHKKTDDYEKEMPMLHNKGHSKEDQNERENAKMSPRAGSAATGSPVRPSPTNFTQTSHGCEGLFDLSNKSSSVGNQCDQSEERFTAFRPLRKSTDQSPPPVSKEDKGNSPKSSDITNEKENVQHGNDSNEDSLPSSEDDSDDPDDSPLNLSKKPDANLVDAHTYTSTFPTENQTCMELQEMPLNLSVKDNYVNVCLQNSLYETKDHKFQKAENKDLGTEIYNPKNQTDKGSFSKPLTVMPIKEVEEPRTIESCDEQKQTAAVALCQLACYSPSTVQKESAEKNKLEINSQYADSIAEPSETQDNHSKKAKGQKRTNHKEATKVQGTKRVRTNECSRVFTLRKRTR, encoded by the exons ATGAGCCTCCTGAAAGAGCGCAAACCCAAAAAACCTCATTATATCCCCAGACCTCCAGGAAAACCATTTAAATACAAGTGCTTTCAGTGCCCCTTTACCTGCAATGAGAAATCACATCTTTTTAACCATATGAAGTACGGGCTTTGCAAAAACTCCATTACGCTCATGACAGAACAAGATCGAGTTGTCAAATGTTCAAAGTCAAATTCTTTGGAGACTAAGCAGATTACTCAAGTAGACgcttcagccaaaccaacttCTTCCAAGGTCCTCTCAACTTTTGAATCTAAACCTCAATATCCATTTGCCAAAGATGACTCCAAGGAAAATGTGGAAATTCAAAACCAAGTGACAAATATATCAGTACATGGACCAAAACCACTCAATGAAAAGGAACTAACTCTTCTTTGTAATGAAGAAGAAAGTACAATCAATGTGCAGTCTGCTCTTGAAGGCATCGTAAGGCCTTCTGCATTTGTTCCAGTGGGAGAGCTTCGGCACAATAAGGACAATAATGAGATGTCTCAATTAAGTTCTCTTTCCGATTCAAATAAAGGCTCTTCCTTTCCAACAAAGTCAGCCTTTCATGCTCCCAACAATCTATGGAAAACAGGTGGTACAATTATTACTCCAGAGTTTACTCATAAAATTACACCTGCAAAAGGTTTCACTTCCATTCCATCTTACGTACAACCCATGATTCCAGAATATTCACCTTCACTGTATGAACATGGATTAGCTATCTATGCACCTTATTTCCTATCAGGAAACTCTCACGAGTGTGAAAGTTCAATGTTGTCTGTCTACAGCTCTCAAGATCAAAGGCATTTTCTTCCTCATCCAGGACCACTTCCTAAACCAATCAATCCAGCAACGTATGAACACTACCGCTTATTCCAGCCATATCGTCCTAATCTTTCAGTGCCATATGGATTTTGTAGGCCAACAGAATCAGCCTTTTATAGGCTGCCACACATTGCAGATATTAACAGGGACACAAATTCTCATTTAATGGAGGAAACAACCTTGCTATATCCACCTTCTTCAAGTCCAGCCAAGTTATCATCACAAAATTCTCATAAAAAAACAGATGACTATGAAAAAGAAATGCCTATGCTGCATAATAAAGGCCATTCTAAAGAAGatcaaaatgaaagagaaaatgcCAAAATGAGCCCTCGTGCTGGAAGTGCAGCAACTGGATCCCCAGTAAGACCCAGCCCGACCAACTTCACTCAAACTAGCCATGGCTGTGAAGGTCTATTTGATCTTTCTAATAAGTCATCTTCAGTTGGGAACCAATGTGATCAATCTGAAGAAAGATTTACAGCATTCAGACCTTTGAGGAAAAGTACAGACCAATCTCCTCCGCCTGTATCAAAGGAAGATAAAGGAAATTCTCCTAAAAG TAGTGACATCACTAATGAAAAGGAAAATGTACAACATGGAAATGATAGTAATGAGGATTCTTTGCCCAGTTCCGAAGATGATTCAGATGATCCAGATGATTCACCACTGAATCTTTCCAAGAAACCAGATGCAAACTTAGTCGATGCACATACATATACAAGCACTTTCCCAACAGAAAACCAGACCTGCATGGAACTGCAGGAAATGCCTTTGAACCTTTCAGTGAAGGACAACTATGTAAATGTATGTCTCCAGAACTCATTATATGAAACTAAAGATCATAAGTTTCAAAAAGCTGAAAATAAAGATTTGGGAACAGAAATATATAACCCTAAGAACCAAACAGATAAAGGTTCCTTCAGTAAGCCTCTTACTGTGATGCCTATAAAAGAAGTGGAGGAACCAAGGACAATTGAGAGTTGTGATGAGCAGAAACAAACTGCAGCTGTTGCTCTCTGTCAATTAGCTTGCTACAGTCCAAGTACAGTTCAAAAAGAGAGTGCAGAAAAAAATAAGCTAGAGATCAATTCACAATATGCAGATTCCATTGCTGAACCATCGGAAACCCAGGACAATCATAGTAAAAAAGCAAAAGGACAAAAAAGGACCAATCACAAAGAAGCAACAAAAGTACAAGGAACCAAAAGAGTAAGAACAAATGAATGCAGTAGAGTCTTCACtttgagaaagagaacaagataa